A part of Candidatus Dormiibacterota bacterium genomic DNA contains:
- a CDS encoding CoA-acylating methylmalonate-semialdehyde dehydrogenase, whose protein sequence is MIATKNVRSFIGGKFRDSRSEKTDPIPNPATGETIASLPHSTREEINEAVAAAKKAFPAWSETPVPERAQVLFRFKALFDKHIDELSAIVTQENGKTLDESKGEVKRAIEVIDFACGAPTLMMGQNLDQIAKGIDEELTRFPVGVVAGITPFNFPNMVPMWMIPVAIVTGNTFVLKPSQLTPLSAMRIAELLEEAGLPEGVFNVVHGANDAVNQLLTHPDVSAISFVGSATVAAYIYATAAANGKRVQALGGAKNHILVMDDADLELSAPHVISSAFGNAGQRCLAGSVAVGVGKIGDALVRELATDAAKLKVGPGTDPKTTLGPVIRGERKKKLIEYIDGAQSEGAQLVSDGRQVDQKEGFFLGPTIFDKVTPNMKIWKEELFGPVLAVMRASDIDEALKLLNASTFGNMASIFTGSGKYAREFKRRAQAGMLGVNIGVAAPMAFFPFTGWKNSFFGDLHATGQDSIRFYTRHKVITTRWL, encoded by the coding sequence ATGATCGCCACCAAGAACGTCCGGAGCTTTATCGGCGGCAAGTTCCGCGATTCACGATCCGAAAAGACCGATCCGATTCCAAACCCCGCGACTGGCGAGACGATCGCCAGTCTTCCGCATTCGACCCGCGAGGAGATCAACGAGGCCGTCGCCGCGGCGAAGAAGGCGTTCCCCGCCTGGAGCGAAACCCCGGTGCCCGAGCGGGCCCAGGTACTGTTCCGCTTCAAGGCGCTCTTCGACAAGCACATCGACGAGCTCTCGGCGATCGTCACGCAGGAGAACGGCAAGACGCTCGACGAGTCGAAAGGCGAGGTCAAGCGGGCGATCGAGGTCATCGACTTCGCCTGCGGCGCTCCCACGCTGATGATGGGCCAGAACCTCGATCAGATCGCCAAAGGCATCGACGAGGAGTTGACGCGTTTTCCGGTCGGCGTCGTCGCCGGGATCACGCCCTTCAACTTCCCCAACATGGTGCCGATGTGGATGATCCCGGTTGCCATCGTGACGGGGAACACCTTCGTCCTCAAGCCGTCGCAGCTCACTCCGCTCTCGGCGATGCGGATCGCCGAGCTGCTCGAGGAGGCCGGCCTGCCGGAGGGCGTCTTCAATGTCGTACACGGGGCGAACGACGCGGTCAACCAGCTGCTGACCCACCCGGATGTCTCGGCGATCTCGTTCGTCGGCTCGGCGACCGTTGCCGCCTACATTTACGCCACGGCCGCGGCCAATGGGAAGCGGGTGCAGGCGCTCGGCGGCGCTAAGAACCACATCCTGGTGATGGACGATGCCGACCTCGAACTCTCGGCGCCACACGTCATCTCTTCGGCCTTCGGGAACGCCGGCCAGCGTTGCCTCGCGGGGAGTGTCGCGGTTGGCGTCGGCAAGATCGGCGACGCCCTGGTACGCGAGCTGGCCACTGACGCGGCGAAACTGAAAGTGGGCCCGGGCACCGATCCCAAAACCACGCTCGGGCCGGTGATCCGAGGTGAGCGCAAGAAGAAGCTGATCGAGTACATCGACGGCGCCCAGTCCGAGGGAGCGCAGCTCGTCTCCGATGGACGCCAGGTGGATCAGAAGGAGGGCTTCTTCCTGGGGCCGACGATTTTCGACAAGGTCACGCCGAACATGAAGATCTGGAAAGAGGAGCTCTTCGGGCCGGTGCTTGCGGTGATGCGCGCCAGCGACATCGACGAGGCGTTGAAGCTGCTCAACGCCAGCACTTTCGGCAACATGGCGTCGATCTTTACCGGTTCGGGCAAGTACGCTCGCGAGTTCAAGCGCCGGGCGCAGGCCGGGATGCTGGGCGTGAACATCGGCGTCGCGGCGCCGATGGCCTTCTTCCCCTTCACCGGCTGGAAGAATTCGTTCTTCGGCGATCTGCACGCCACCGGCCAGGACAGCATCCGCTTCTATACCCGGCACAAGGTGATCACGACCCGGTGGCTTTAG
- a CDS encoding aminotransferase class III-fold pyridoxal phosphate-dependent enzyme — protein sequence MALETSARPHVLSGEEIVALCRQYTLYDWMAQSAADPIPVDHAKGVYFFTPEGKRFIDFNSQLMSVNAGHGDPRIIEAIKRQAEKLAYANPFMAHEPRALLGKKLAELLPGDMNTVFFTLGGADANENAVKLARAVTGRYKVISRYRSYHGGTGVSMAMTGDPRRWANDQGTSGVVRVLDPHHGPQREVDSAETALQYLEETIELEGPHTIAAFFLETVVGTNGVLIPPDGYLQGVRELCDRYGILMVCDEIMSGFGRTGEWFAVNHWKVVPDMITMAKGLTSSYVPLGAVGMRPRIVQHFEKNVFYGGLTYNSHPLACAAALGTIQAYEEDDMIGNARRMGEVMKRHHDALKKKHPCVGLTRSIGLFGILELVKDRKTMEPLAPFNGTSEPMKAIGKYFREHGLYTFVRWHTIMTNPPLCISEEELGEGFAIIDKALDIADQAVA from the coding sequence GTGGCTTTAGAGACGAGTGCCCGGCCGCACGTCTTGAGCGGCGAGGAGATCGTCGCCCTCTGCCGGCAGTACACGCTCTACGACTGGATGGCGCAATCGGCCGCCGACCCGATTCCCGTCGACCACGCCAAGGGCGTCTACTTCTTCACCCCCGAGGGGAAGCGGTTCATCGATTTCAACAGCCAGTTGATGAGCGTAAACGCCGGTCACGGCGACCCACGAATCATCGAGGCCATCAAGCGGCAGGCGGAGAAGCTCGCCTATGCGAACCCGTTCATGGCCCACGAGCCGCGTGCCTTGCTCGGAAAGAAGCTCGCGGAGTTGCTCCCGGGGGACATGAACACGGTGTTCTTCACCCTCGGCGGGGCCGATGCCAATGAAAACGCGGTAAAACTGGCCCGGGCTGTCACCGGCCGCTACAAGGTGATCTCGCGCTATCGCTCGTACCATGGCGGAACCGGGGTGTCAATGGCCATGACCGGCGACCCCCGTCGCTGGGCCAACGACCAGGGAACGTCCGGCGTGGTCCGGGTGCTCGACCCACATCACGGGCCGCAACGGGAGGTCGACTCGGCGGAGACGGCCCTGCAATACCTGGAAGAGACGATCGAGCTCGAAGGACCGCATACGATCGCCGCGTTCTTCCTGGAGACCGTCGTCGGCACCAACGGCGTCTTGATTCCGCCCGACGGCTATCTGCAGGGCGTACGCGAGTTGTGTGACCGCTATGGCATTCTGATGGTCTGCGACGAGATCATGTCCGGGTTCGGACGGACCGGGGAGTGGTTCGCCGTCAACCACTGGAAGGTCGTTCCCGACATGATCACCATGGCCAAAGGCCTGACATCGAGCTACGTACCGCTCGGCGCCGTCGGCATGCGTCCACGGATCGTGCAGCATTTCGAGAAAAACGTGTTCTACGGCGGCCTCACCTACAACAGCCATCCACTGGCCTGCGCCGCCGCATTGGGCACGATCCAGGCCTACGAGGAAGACGACATGATCGGGAACGCGCGCAGGATGGGCGAAGTCATGAAGCGCCACCACGACGCCCTCAAGAAAAAGCACCCCTGCGTCGGGCTGACACGGTCGATCGGCCTGTTCGGCATCCTGGAGCTGGTCAAAGACCGCAAAACGATGGAACCGCTCGCTCCCTTCAACGGCACGTCGGAGCCGATGAAGGCGATCGGCAAATACTTCCGCGAACACGGCCTCTACACCTTCGTTCGCTGGCACACGATCATGACGAACCCACCGCTGTGCATCAGCGAGGAAGAGCTGGGGGAGGGATTCGCGATCATCGATAAGGCGCTCGACATCGCGGACCAGGCCGTCGCCTAA
- a CDS encoding methyltransferase domain-containing protein: MTIVRDDPSIPDEGFAELYAQLPDATDLWPWLELAQAAAPPVLYLGIGTGRLAVPLHAAGIELVGVDSHPGMLARLRPRLPGTELIQSRIEDLDLGQQFDLVVVPSNILCFVDRLRAAGKHVVADGSLAFELTNPYWLRSGASPCVRVQSLDGNGARFEVDYALPDGRTITQQAEIPLIWPEEVENWLATVAGLKLRQMFARPDAEIVDSPSFYVVAGR, translated from the coding sequence ATGACGATCGTCCGCGACGACCCGTCGATCCCCGACGAAGGCTTTGCCGAACTCTATGCCCAGCTGCCGGACGCGACCGACCTGTGGCCCTGGCTGGAGCTCGCACAAGCGGCCGCGCCGCCCGTCCTCTACCTTGGCATCGGCACCGGACGGCTGGCGGTCCCGTTGCACGCGGCCGGGATTGAGCTCGTCGGCGTCGATAGCCATCCGGGTATGCTCGCGCGGTTACGACCGCGCCTCCCCGGCACGGAGCTCATCCAATCACGGATCGAAGACCTCGACCTGGGTCAGCAGTTCGATCTCGTCGTCGTCCCTTCGAACATCTTGTGTTTCGTCGACCGGCTGCGCGCTGCCGGCAAGCACGTGGTCGCCGATGGGTCACTTGCCTTCGAGTTGACCAATCCCTACTGGTTGCGGTCCGGCGCGAGCCCGTGCGTGCGAGTCCAGTCGCTGGACGGCAACGGGGCGCGCTTCGAGGTCGATTACGCGCTTCCCGACGGCCGCACCATCACGCAGCAGGCCGAGATTCCGCTGATCTGGCCCGAGGAGGTCGAGAACTGGCTCGCGACCGTGGCCGGGTTGAAACTACGCCAGATGTTCGCACGACCGGATGCCGAGATCGTCGACTCACCGAGCTTTTACGTGGTGGCCGGCAGGTGA
- a CDS encoding response regulator transcription factor: MTSRILVVEDDRALRGVLVSALQSGGYEVEFAADGSAGVQALKAKAFDVVLLDIGLPFVDGWHVLSTLEGRRVPSVIVISARGDQADKVRALDMGADDYLAKPFGSEELLARIRAVLRRGQPPAQVPLVVRWGDVSVDLSRHSVLKDGQEVRLSPTEYLLVAELARHAHDVMDYRTLLHQVWGPAYGDERHYLRVFIQRLRLKLEHDPAHPEVIQTAPGRGYRFGPARER, encoded by the coding sequence GTGACGTCCCGGATCCTGGTGGTGGAGGATGACCGCGCGCTGCGCGGCGTGCTGGTCTCCGCGCTGCAATCGGGTGGGTACGAGGTGGAGTTCGCCGCCGATGGCTCGGCCGGCGTTCAGGCGCTCAAGGCGAAAGCCTTCGACGTCGTGCTGCTCGACATCGGGTTGCCCTTTGTGGATGGCTGGCATGTCCTCTCCACGCTCGAAGGCCGCCGCGTCCCCTCGGTGATCGTGATCAGCGCGCGCGGCGACCAGGCTGACAAGGTCCGCGCCCTCGACATGGGAGCGGACGACTACCTGGCCAAGCCCTTCGGCTCCGAGGAACTGCTCGCCCGCATCCGCGCCGTCCTTCGGCGAGGGCAGCCGCCCGCCCAGGTGCCTCTCGTGGTGCGGTGGGGCGACGTTTCGGTGGATCTCAGCCGCCATTCCGTCTTGAAGGACGGCCAGGAAGTGCGGCTATCGCCGACCGAGTACCTGCTGGTTGCCGAGCTGGCCCGCCACGCCCACGATGTCATGGACTATCGCACCCTGCTCCACCAGGTGTGGGGGCCCGCCTACGGCGACGAGCGCCACTACCTGCGCGTCTTCATCCAGCGGTTGCGGCTCAAGCTCGAGCACGACCCCGCGCACCCCGAGGTGATCCAAACGGCGCCCGGCCGCGGCTATCGTTTCGGTCCGGCCCGCGAACGATAA
- the kdpF gene encoding K(+)-transporting ATPase subunit F, with the protein MAGYIVSGVVALAVSVYLFIALLFPERF; encoded by the coding sequence ATGGCGGGTTACATCGTGTCCGGCGTCGTGGCATTGGCCGTCAGCGTCTACCTCTTCATTGCCCTACTGTTTCCGGAGCGCTTCTGA
- the kdpA gene encoding potassium-transporting ATPase subunit KdpA: MVLELIGVAITFAAVAIGAWFLGTFMVTVFTGGRTFLHPVIRPVEVGFYRLGGIKEDHEQGWILYTVAMLAVQVVSFILTYLILRLQDHLPLNPMGFSGVAPDLAWNTTVSFVTNTNWQNYTGEQTMSYLSQMLGLVIHNFLSAATGIALAVALIRGMSARKLKTLGNFYVDATRAILYILIPISVIAAFILISQGVIQSLDAYPTAHTVQGSTQTIAVGPFGSQEAIKDLGNNGGGPFNANSAHPFENPNGFTNQFEIFLELLIPFGLVVTFGKMVGNIKQGLAIGGAMVAIFVVATGIAIGAEQVGNPALTAVGADQSRTATQPGGNMEGKSVRFGPVYSANFAASTTGTSTGSVDSSHDSFTPIGGMVALVLIQIGEVAPGGIGAGLYFMLVFAILAVFIAGLMVGRTPEYLGKKIESKEVRLASLAVLIDVLVILGFTAIAVLAPAATANGGGPLNPGAHGFSEILYSFSSQVGNNGSAFAGLSGNTVFWNTLGGTAMWLGRFFEVIPILALAGALAGKKVVPAGAGTLATDRPLFSGLLVGVVLIVGALTFFPALSLGPLLEHFQLAANHLAR; encoded by the coding sequence ATGGTGCTCGAGCTGATCGGGGTCGCCATTACGTTCGCCGCCGTCGCCATCGGCGCCTGGTTCCTCGGCACCTTCATGGTCACGGTGTTCACCGGGGGACGGACGTTCCTTCATCCTGTCATTCGGCCGGTGGAAGTCGGCTTTTACCGCCTCGGCGGCATCAAGGAGGACCACGAGCAAGGCTGGATCCTCTACACCGTCGCGATGCTCGCGGTTCAGGTCGTCAGCTTCATCCTCACCTATCTCATCCTTCGTCTCCAGGACCACCTGCCGCTCAACCCGATGGGCTTCAGCGGCGTCGCCCCCGACCTCGCCTGGAACACCACCGTGAGCTTCGTGACCAACACCAACTGGCAGAACTACACCGGCGAGCAGACGATGTCGTATCTGTCGCAGATGCTCGGGCTGGTGATTCACAACTTCCTCTCGGCGGCGACCGGCATTGCGCTGGCCGTCGCCTTGATCCGTGGCATGTCCGCCCGCAAGCTGAAGACGCTCGGCAATTTCTACGTCGACGCCACCCGGGCCATCCTCTACATCCTGATCCCGATTTCGGTGATCGCCGCGTTCATTCTCATCTCGCAGGGCGTGATCCAGAGCCTGGACGCATACCCAACGGCGCATACCGTCCAGGGCTCGACCCAGACGATCGCCGTCGGCCCCTTCGGCTCGCAGGAGGCGATCAAGGACCTGGGTAACAACGGTGGTGGACCCTTCAACGCCAACTCGGCGCATCCCTTCGAAAACCCCAACGGCTTCACCAACCAGTTCGAGATCTTCCTCGAGCTGTTGATCCCCTTTGGGCTGGTGGTGACCTTCGGCAAGATGGTCGGCAACATCAAACAGGGCCTCGCGATCGGCGGGGCCATGGTGGCGATCTTCGTGGTGGCGACCGGCATCGCGATCGGCGCCGAACAGGTCGGCAACCCGGCGTTGACCGCGGTCGGGGCCGACCAGTCCCGAACGGCCACGCAACCCGGCGGCAACATGGAGGGTAAGTCGGTCCGCTTCGGCCCGGTGTACTCCGCGAACTTCGCCGCCTCGACGACCGGGACGAGCACCGGATCGGTCGACTCGAGCCACGACAGCTTCACGCCTATCGGTGGGATGGTGGCGCTCGTCCTGATCCAGATCGGGGAAGTCGCGCCCGGCGGGATCGGCGCCGGCCTCTACTTCATGCTGGTCTTCGCCATCCTGGCGGTCTTCATCGCCGGCCTGATGGTCGGGCGAACGCCGGAATACCTCGGCAAGAAGATCGAATCGAAGGAGGTGCGGCTGGCGTCGCTGGCCGTCCTGATCGACGTGCTCGTCATCCTGGGATTCACGGCGATCGCGGTGCTCGCGCCGGCGGCAACCGCGAACGGAGGGGGACCGCTCAATCCGGGCGCGCACGGCTTCAGCGAGATCCTCTACTCCTTCTCCTCGCAGGTCGGCAACAACGGCAGTGCCTTTGCCGGCCTTAGCGGCAATACGGTGTTTTGGAACACCCTGGGCGGAACAGCGATGTGGCTGGGGCGCTTCTTCGAAGTCATCCCGATCCTGGCCCTCGCGGGCGCGCTCGCCGGCAAGAAAGTCGTCCCGGCCGGGGCCGGCACCCTGGCGACCGACCGGCCGCTCTTCTCGGGTCTGCTCGTCGGCGTCGTGCTGATCGTCGGGGCGCTGACGTTCTTCCCCGCGCTGTCCCTGGGGCCGCTGCTGGAGCATTTCCAGTTGGCCGCCAATCACCTGGCTCGCTGA